In Phaseolus vulgaris cultivar G19833 chromosome 3, P. vulgaris v2.0, whole genome shotgun sequence, the sequence TGAGAATGATGTAAGTCTCAATGTCTCAGTCAAAAAACACGTTGCTTACTTGTTCTTTCAAGTTTCATATTGATGAATTATATTGACCAAACAATAATTTCCCTTCGCAATTTTCCTTTCTAAAGTGTTTGAGCAATATGGTGCAGACTTGGAAGGGGAAACTGCTACCTATTTTCACTCCTCCAACAAAATTGAGGAAGTTTCACTACTTAAGATGAGAATGGTAAAAAAGGGAATGGGTATATAAAAACGAAGAATAAGTCAAATGCCTGAAAATGAACCTGAGACTACGCCAACTAAAGAAGCTCAAGCCaaaggaagagaagaaaaatCTCTTTCATTTTTTGAACAACCTCTGTTGGTTAAGTTagacaaaatatataattaccAGTTAAAGAATGATAAGGAATATGATGAAACATTTGAAAGCATTCATTTATCTCTTCAgagcattaaaaaaaaactagagaGATTGAATTGAGAGTAGTGGTGAATTTAGTGAAGAATAGGATTTCTTCATGCATCTTGCATCTTCTGCATTtcacttaattatattttgtactcattattaaaatttgtcATATTCAAGATAAATTTGAATAAGATTTACTTCAGTTAAGTAATTTGTGTTTGTATGACTcttatttctatttaattttatgcTTAAAGTAtctattttaatatgttaaaatgaaaaataatccattaaattgaaaaaaataatgaattaaatagtcaaataacatattaaatatacttgtttttttactttgtaatgttttttaaagtagataattaattacataatcgattattttaaAGATAGGTTTATTCTGGAACCACAACTTTTGTTCAGGATAATCAATTACCATTTATCATAATTGATtattccataattttttttgtataaatattatcttttttattgCACATGCTATCTTTTATTATTCTTGTCATAATTTCTTTTTGATAATGTCCCACGGGGGAGAATATATGTTTGTATGTTTGAAGATGTGCATATATATTTTTGAACTTGTAGTCTTAGTTCTTTGTTGTCTTTTTGCTTGTATTTTACGTAAGGTTAGGTTTTATAATAAGGAGAAAATACTTATAAACCTATTCTTTTTCACATTAagtataaataagaaaaaaaatatatataagaaagAAATACTTACAAAcctattattttaaagattttttattgAAAGTAATATACTAATCTCTTATATAAATTGATTCATGTCTCTTTGTTATAGAATATATACAAGAGTCtcaattttaatactttttctcATTTACTCCAACATCCAAAAGATCCAATACGATCAATAATAAACGGATCATGGTTTTGTCTCAAATTTGTGAGGGACACCTTGTTTGCTTAATTGGGGTACTGCAATGAAAGCTTTGAGATGATATTGATGAAAAatgttattgattttttttttaatttaataagtcaatttatttaattcctGAGTTAAATcgaattaacaatttttttatggattaaatatatttttttttcttgtaacacgaaattgatttttgttttttttttaaaatttaaacaatcCATGTTACTTATATTATGGAAATTATTTGAATAGATCTTTTGTACGTGAatgattgttattttttttcaaaattcattgttttaattacaTATTGGTGTCACTATAACTATTTTTAGTGGATTGATGAAGTATAATCTTAAATTAGATCAATTTCACCTACAAAAGGAAATATCTCAATCATTTTCATATTACATAAATGAGATGGATACgtatgatttaaaatttaaataaaaagaaaattaattctATGTTATAGTagaaaacttttttatttattataaaattaattgaattaaGCTGATTCAGTTTGATGCATGAGCACTTATTCATTAACTTGTCATTCGGATAACTCGTGAACTTATGTCCGGAAAAGTTAACAAATAAAAACCGTAGCACACGTTTCcatttgcaattttattttattttattttaatttcttttacaattgttatttttttatatctttatattAACAAAAAGAAGTTAAGAAACTCATATCAgtattttatatactttttataacttttaacaAATTAATAGTAGATAAtaacaaacataaaataaaaagaaaataaaataaaacaaaaaacaaaggAGCAACTATGATATTTTTAAACTCAACCAAAATCAGGTATTCCTGAAAGATGAATGGGCAATTTTTTTAGACTTAATTATATTTCAGTTCTTAAAATTTGTAAATCCAATTTTGactttttaaagttaaaaacattttagtcttttaaatctaaaaaaaaatattatttcagtCCCTCAGTTAATatttatagaataaaaatatttttttatattaaaaaactgtttttaatacattttataGATCAAACTAAATTCACttccaatttaaaaaaaatgttatcctgtatgaaaaaaaaaattaacaaaatattatttttctaaaaatgcTGAACAAAACATGAAGCCGTCCAATTGGTACAAGCATGTAACTTTACTCTACAATAAGTGTattgaattttatatataataattttttgttctattattttatgatgattttttaattttagtcaaagttttGAACAGATTATTCGTATCATATTAACAATTAATAACACAATgtcattaattaatttattaacagAATTGATATTTAacaattttacataaaaaattacaCTGActcatattttaaaagaatgaaCCAAATTGAGtggcataaataaaaaataaatgataataaaaaaacccATTAAACTCATTATATACAAGTCATCACATATTCAAATCCAAAATCattttgtaataataattttttaactgaAGAAAATTGTTGTGGTACTTTTTCTCTCTCCACAACTTCTTGGAATTTTAACAGAAGAAAAATCATTTGGATTTTTGACTTCTGTTGTATTCCCTTCCAAGAAAACCAGGACAAAACATCTGAAAATTTTTGTTCTTCAGGAAAGATATTTGTACTCTACTTGCTGgccatttaattatttattacaaCAAGTCTCCATGTCTGCGCGCTTCCGCAATTGGTTAAAGACAAAAGTAATGAAAACTTTCAATCTTCTTTTTCACGGCTCTAATAGTTGCGGTAGTTGATAAATCCACTTCAGAATTAAATAAAAGGGGAAAGAGGAAATATGAACAAAAATCAACGCCGACTCCTTGACCAGTGCTCAAGTCTTCCTCTCATTTCAGTCCACAGACTAATAATCTTAGTCTAAAAAGATGCAAATATCATACCCCAGGCTAAGCCCAGATCACCCCCTTTCCATGGAGATTCCTAAGCTCCACATAATTCAACACTCTCGCTGTATAGcacttcttttccttcttcagTTCTCATCACTGCACTTCCCCTCCCTCGGCTACAACGTCCCAGATAAGTACTTTATCAGTTGTGGGTCAGACAACAGTGTTAACGAAAGTGGCAAGGTTTACGCTGCTGAGTCAAAACTTGATGCCAGTTTTAGCGGCAGTAATACCGAAAGGAATCAGTCATCGGTGCCTTCTCCTCTTTACCAAACAGCAAGGATTTTTCGAAGGGAATCTTGGTACAAGTTCAACATCGATTTAAAGGGCACCTACCTGCTACGCCTCCATTTCTTCCCTTTCTCTTCCCCCAGTAATCTTTCCTCGGCCAGGTTCAACGTTTCAGTTCCTGGTTTCTGGTTGTTGCAAAATTTTAATGGTACAAATGATACCAATAGCAACTCGGCTTCAGTTAAAGAATTTTTCATGGAAATCAGTCCCCCCACCTTCAGAGTAACTTTCAGACCTCTGGAATCATCGTTTGCGTTTGTGAATGCCATAGAACTGTTCGTACTACCCCTCCATCTGATATCTGATAAGGTGTCGTTTTTCAAACCTATTGGGGGTACAACTCCTTATAGCGGAGGTTTGTACTCTCGGGTGTTGGAGACCAAACATAGGCTTAATGTTGGTGGTCAACATACCAAAGATCTCTTATTGAGAAACTGGATTCCAGATGATATTCATCTAATGTATACAGGAAACGCCAAGAATCGTTCCCCTTACAATGGTGAAATCGGGTACCATGTAGATGATGACTCCGATGGTCCAAACGCAGCTAGATATACTGCGCCAACTCAGGTGTACGGAACTGCTAAGGAAACTAACCTCTCTGTCAATGCCACAGACTTTGGACTTTTCAACATAACATGGGCTCTTCCGGTGGACAACAAAACAGATCATTTCCTTCGGCTTCACTTCTGTGACTATTTGAGTTCACAAGGTGGCCTTACATACTTCGAACTTTCCATTTATGACGCCCTTGTCATGCAGGTAAATAGTGACGGAAACGTGTCTAACGAGTTGCCTGCCCCTTATTATTATGATTTCGTGGTGAACTCTGATGACAATGGACATATTAAGGTCAGCCTAACACCTAATAGAACCGCTTTAAATCCAAGTGCATTTTTAAACGGGCTAGAAATAATGAAAGTGATTGAACCATCAAATTCTGTCCCCCCTGACTTGGAAGAAGCCGATTCCAATCATCGTCTTCCTTTGTTGCTGGGTTCAGTTCTCGGTGGTTTAGTCTTGGCTATTGTTGTAGTGCTACTTGGATTTCTTTGGCGTTTTAAAATGAGGAAGGAAAAGCCCGTTGAGAATTCGGACTGGTTGCCAATCCCCGTTAATGCTGGAGGAAGTTCTCACAGCAGATTGACTGATATAACCAGTCACGGGTCTCCCCTTCCCAACATAAACCTAGGGCTCAAAATTCCCTTGATTGATCTTCAACTTGCAACAAAGAATTTCCACGAAAGTCAGCTGATTGGCAAGGGTGGTTTTGGCAACGTCTACAAGGGAGTCCTCAAGAATGGC encodes:
- the LOC137808262 gene encoding probable receptor-like protein kinase At2g23200, which codes for MQISYPRLSPDHPLSMEIPKLHIIQHSRCIALLFLLQFSSLHFPSLGYNVPDKYFISCGSDNSVNESGKVYAAESKLDASFSGSNTERNQSSVPSPLYQTARIFRRESWYKFNIDLKGTYLLRLHFFPFSSPSNLSSARFNVSVPGFWLLQNFNGTNDTNSNSASVKEFFMEISPPTFRVTFRPLESSFAFVNAIELFVLPLHLISDKVSFFKPIGGTTPYSGGLYSRVLETKHRLNVGGQHTKDLLLRNWIPDDIHLMYTGNAKNRSPYNGEIGYHVDDDSDGPNAARYTAPTQVYGTAKETNLSVNATDFGLFNITWALPVDNKTDHFLRLHFCDYLSSQGGLTYFELSIYDALVMQVNSDGNVSNELPAPYYYDFVVNSDDNGHIKVSLTPNRTALNPSAFLNGLEIMKVIEPSNSVPPDLEEADSNHRLPLLLGSVLGGLVLAIVVVLLGFLWRFKMRKEKPVENSDWLPIPVNAGGSSHSRLTDITSHGSPLPNINLGLKIPLIDLQLATKNFHESQLIGKGGFGNVYKGVLKNGMTVAVKRSQPGSGQGLPEFQTEIMVLSKIRHRHLVSLIGYCDERFEMILVYEYMEKGTLRDHLYNTKFPTLSWKVRLQICIDSARGLHYLHKGAAGGIIHRDVKSTNILLDENHVAKVADFGLSRSGPLDTQPYVSTGVKGTFGYLDPEYFRSQQLTEKSDVYSFGVVLLEVLCARAVIDPSLPRDQINLAEWGLLCKNKGTLQEIIDPSIKDQIDQNSLRKFSETIEKCLQEDGSDRPTMGDVLWDLEYAVQLQRGANAIQREPYEDSSSNVSASFQLPNVRRLPSLSTLSEADDTIVRHDESDSAVDYVFSQLKIDDAR